The following are from one region of the Spirochaetota bacterium genome:
- a CDS encoding (Fe-S)-binding protein yields the protein MALKLRHDEVMNFDLRPSGKGWMDTKPEFSKGTYCFSGVRKHVEYLEQPNPREWQPYDDDWKLPERWEETIIKGFEDRLSRFRSFKLFMDICVRCGACSDKCHYFIGSGDPKNMPVLRAELMRSVYRKRFTAAGKILGRLVGARDIDEAVLKEWFYYFYQCTECRRCSVFCPYGIDTAEITMIGRELLNMVGLNINWIIEPASNCFRTGNHLGIQPHTFKDNIEFAVDEIESITGIRVNPTINRRGAEVLFIIPSADIFADPHIFTFYGYLTLFHEIGLDYTFSAYASEGGNFGLFFSHEMVKRLNAKIYAEAKRLGVKYIIGGECGHMWRVMHQYMDTMNGPAETKGDPVSSITGTRFDHARATKMVHICEFTSDLIHHKKLNLDPSRNDAYRVTFHDSCNPARAMGMLEEPRIVIKSSCNNFFEMPENTIREQTFCCGSGSGLGTDENLEMRMRGGLPRANAVKHVHDRHGVNMLSCICAIDKATLPALMDYWVGGVEVCGVHELLGNALMMKGEKERTVNLRGEELAAKEKSNA from the coding sequence ATGGCACTCAAGTTACGCCACGATGAAGTGATGAATTTCGACCTCCGGCCCTCCGGAAAGGGCTGGATGGACACCAAGCCGGAATTCAGCAAGGGGACGTACTGCTTCTCCGGTGTGCGGAAGCACGTCGAGTACCTGGAGCAGCCGAATCCCCGCGAGTGGCAGCCCTACGACGACGACTGGAAGCTGCCGGAGAGATGGGAGGAGACAATTATCAAGGGCTTTGAGGACCGCCTTTCGCGTTTCCGCTCGTTCAAGCTCTTTATGGACATCTGCGTACGCTGCGGCGCATGCTCGGACAAGTGCCACTATTTCATAGGATCTGGGGACCCCAAGAACATGCCGGTGCTGCGGGCCGAGCTGATGCGTTCCGTATACAGAAAGCGCTTTACCGCGGCGGGTAAGATACTTGGGCGGCTCGTCGGCGCGCGCGATATCGACGAGGCGGTTCTCAAGGAATGGTTCTATTATTTTTATCAGTGCACCGAGTGCCGGCGGTGCTCGGTCTTCTGCCCGTACGGCATCGACACGGCCGAGATTACCATGATTGGCCGGGAGCTCCTCAACATGGTCGGCCTCAACATCAACTGGATCATCGAACCGGCTTCCAACTGTTTCCGTACCGGCAATCATCTCGGCATCCAGCCGCACACGTTCAAGGACAACATTGAGTTCGCCGTCGACGAGATCGAGAGCATCACCGGCATAAGGGTGAATCCCACCATCAACCGCAGGGGCGCCGAGGTTCTCTTCATAATCCCTTCGGCCGATATCTTCGCCGACCCGCACATCTTCACCTTCTACGGCTACCTGACGCTCTTCCACGAGATAGGGCTCGATTACACCTTCAGCGCATACGCGTCCGAGGGCGGCAATTTCGGCCTCTTTTTTTCACACGAGATGGTCAAACGCCTCAACGCCAAGATATATGCCGAGGCCAAACGTCTCGGCGTGAAGTACATCATCGGCGGCGAGTGCGGCCACATGTGGCGCGTGATGCACCAGTATATGGACACCATGAACGGACCGGCCGAAACGAAAGGCGACCCGGTTTCCTCAATCACCGGGACGCGCTTCGATCACGCGCGAGCGACAAAGATGGTGCACATCTGCGAGTTTACATCGGACCTCATCCATCATAAAAAACTGAACCTCGACCCCTCGCGCAACGACGCCTATCGCGTCACCTTCCACGACTCGTGCAATCCCGCGCGCGCGATGGGAATGCTCGAGGAGCCCAGGATTGTCATCAAATCCTCGTGCAACAATTTCTTCGAGATGCCCGAAAACACCATCCGCGAGCAGACATTCTGCTGCGGCAGCGGCTCGGGGCTGGGCACCGACGAGAACCTCGAGATGCGAATGCGCGGCGGTCTTCCCAGGGCAAATGCCGTTAAGCACGTGCACGACAGGCACGGCGTGAATATGCTCTCGTGCATCTGCGCGATCGACAAGGCCACGCTTCCCGCCCTCATGGACTACTGGGTCGGCGGCGTCGAGGTGTGCGGAGTGCACGAACTGCTCGGTAACGCCCTTATGATGAAGGGCGAGAAGGAGCGCACCGTAAACCTCCGCGGAGAGGAGCTTGCAGCGAAGGAGAAGTCCAATGCATGA
- a CDS encoding respiratory nitrate reductase subunit gamma: protein MSALVLMICTYAAVVIFIGVVAYRTIKIARMPVHLRWELAPVPHEKGKSAYGGSYLEEYEWWTKERESSIINEMVYMAKEIFLLKGVWANNRGLWPFTFLFHNGIYLLAAAVGFVFISAVLLTFASAVAVLDFTLALVSIFVIGGYLTGTVGSSGLLVKRFVDPDLKPFNSTSTYLNLVLMGLLFGSGLFAFFATGDYALELSYFARSVITLSPQSYVAIPVGLHIIIALIFLTYLPFTSMIHFVAKYFTYHEVRWNDRPQSVTMTRKLNAQLQQPMSWSAPHVKSDGKKNWVDAATEEMKDEKKPEN from the coding sequence GTGTCTGCTCTTGTTTTGATGATATGCACATACGCGGCGGTCGTGATTTTTATCGGCGTTGTCGCTTACCGAACAATTAAAATAGCCAGAATGCCCGTCCATCTGCGGTGGGAACTCGCACCTGTCCCGCACGAAAAGGGAAAGAGTGCATATGGCGGTTCGTATCTCGAGGAATATGAATGGTGGACAAAGGAGCGCGAGAGCTCGATAATCAACGAAATGGTCTACATGGCGAAGGAGATATTCCTCCTGAAAGGAGTATGGGCGAACAACCGGGGATTATGGCCGTTCACGTTTTTATTTCATAACGGGATATACCTGCTCGCGGCGGCCGTTGGATTCGTTTTCATCAGCGCGGTCCTTTTAACGTTTGCATCCGCCGTCGCCGTGCTCGATTTTACACTTGCTCTTGTATCGATCTTTGTTATCGGCGGTTACCTGACGGGAACCGTCGGATCGTCCGGACTGCTCGTCAAGAGATTTGTCGATCCCGACCTCAAACCGTTCAACAGTACGTCGACCTATCTTAACCTTGTGTTGATGGGCCTCCTGTTCGGAAGCGGACTGTTTGCCTTCTTCGCGACCGGTGATTATGCTCTCGAATTGAGCTATTTTGCGCGATCCGTCATTACTCTTTCGCCGCAGTCATACGTCGCCATTCCGGTAGGACTACATATAATCATCGCATTGATTTTTTTAACCTACCTTCCGTTTACCAGTATGATTCACTTTGTCGCCAAATACTTCACCTATCACGAGGTCCGATGGAACGACCGACCCCAGAGCGTGACGATGACCCGGAAGCTGAACGCCCAGCTGCAGCAACCCATGAGCTGGTCTGCGCCCCACGTGAAGAGCGACGGAAAGAAGAACTGGGTGGACGCGGCAACCGAGGAGATGAAAGATGAAAAAAAGCCTGAAAATTAG
- a CDS encoding RsbRD N-terminal domain-containing protein yields the protein MIQNFIKANRDEILRRWRRSVLSSYSSQGASFMEGERDRFANPVGASINDVTSHLLECLIEGIDENGYSDTLERFIKIRAVQEYTASQAVGFVFMLKNAIIETPGYNAAFRDAYAGEFTVFNRIDRMALAAFDRYAACRENLHDIAMNEFKRHNRKIMERPGPSKTAGDI from the coding sequence ATGATACAAAACTTTATAAAAGCCAACCGCGATGAAATACTCAGACGCTGGAGAAGGTCTGTACTGTCTTCCTATTCCAGCCAGGGCGCCTCGTTCATGGAGGGCGAACGCGATCGCTTCGCCAACCCCGTAGGCGCCTCCATCAATGATGTTACGTCTCACCTGCTCGAATGCCTGATAGAAGGAATCGATGAAAACGGTTATTCGGATACGCTTGAGCGTTTTATTAAGATCCGTGCGGTCCAGGAATACACGGCATCGCAGGCGGTGGGCTTCGTCTTTATGCTCAAGAACGCGATTATTGAGACCCCGGGTTACAACGCGGCGTTTAGGGACGCGTACGCCGGGGAATTCACCGTATTCAACCGTATCGACAGAATGGCGCTTGCGGCGTTCGACCGTTACGCCGCCTGCCGAGAAAATCTGCACGATATCGCGATGAATGAATTTAAGCGCCACAATCGGAAAATTATGGAACGACCCGGCCCGTCCAAGACCGCGGGCGATATCTGA
- the dsrM gene encoding sulfate reduction electron transfer complex DsrMKJOP subunit DsrM, with amino-acid sequence MGLTLSLLLVGALALVAYALSGNMPAVFGIWVPYAASTLFLVGMVYRVIDWARSPVPFRITTTCGQAKSLPWIRSEPLESPSGLISVLGRMFLEVLFFRSLFRNSKADVHGGPKLVYGSSKWLWIFAMLFHWSFLVTFIRHLRFFTEPVPFLVTLAHSLDGIFEIGVPALYITNALILLALSCLLVRRIIVPHLRYISLLTDYLPLIMLFGIVLSGVIMRYFVKTDVVAAKKLIMSLLVFSPAIPDGLGAAFYIHLFLVCVFFALFPVTKLSHMAGVFLSPTRNLANTNRVKRHINPWNAPVKVHTYEEWEDEFSDRLKAAGYQLERD; translated from the coding sequence ATGGGTTTAACACTCTCCCTTCTTCTCGTTGGCGCGCTGGCGCTTGTCGCTTACGCGTTATCCGGAAACATGCCGGCCGTATTCGGTATCTGGGTGCCCTATGCGGCCTCGACACTGTTTCTCGTGGGGATGGTCTACCGCGTGATCGACTGGGCGCGCTCCCCGGTTCCGTTTCGCATCACGACCACCTGCGGACAGGCAAAATCCCTTCCCTGGATCAGGTCGGAGCCGCTGGAAAGCCCATCAGGGCTCATCAGCGTACTGGGCCGCATGTTTCTCGAGGTGCTGTTTTTCAGGTCCCTTTTTCGCAACAGCAAGGCGGATGTCCATGGAGGCCCGAAACTCGTGTACGGGTCGAGTAAATGGCTTTGGATTTTCGCCATGCTGTTCCACTGGTCGTTTCTCGTCACCTTCATCCGTCATCTGAGGTTTTTCACCGAACCGGTCCCGTTTCTCGTCACGCTCGCGCATTCGCTTGACGGGATATTCGAGATCGGCGTGCCGGCCCTCTACATCACCAACGCGCTGATTCTGCTCGCGCTCTCCTGCCTGCTTGTCAGGCGTATCATCGTGCCCCATCTGCGGTATATTTCGCTTCTTACCGATTATCTCCCGCTGATCATGCTTTTCGGCATCGTACTGTCGGGGGTCATTATGCGCTACTTCGTCAAGACCGACGTCGTCGCGGCGAAGAAGCTCATCATGAGCCTTCTCGTGTTCTCGCCCGCGATACCCGATGGGCTCGGCGCGGCATTCTACATTCACCTCTTCCTGGTCTGCGTGTTTTTCGCGCTCTTCCCCGTAACAAAGCTCAGCCACATGGCCGGCGTGTTCCTTTCGCCTACCCGTAATCTGGCCAACACCAACCGCGTGAAGCGGCACATAAACCCGTGGAACGCGCCGGTAAAGGTCCATACCTACGAGGAGTGGGAGGATGAATTCAGTGACAGGCTGAAGGCCGCCGGATACCAACTGGAGAGGGACTGA
- a CDS encoding 4Fe-4S dicluster domain-containing protein has translation MKRDNNNELSRRGFLKKAGLLGLSVAGAGALMEVVFGDDVLAASAAESSAAVRWAMVVDMTKCAGRDACTDCMTACHRAHNVPSIKSRRHEIKWIWKEPFVNAFPELRGGRLRADLAKTDFIVLCNHCDNPPCVRVCPTKATWRRPDGIVMMDMHRCIGCRYCMAACPYGSRSFNWMDPRKALDEKAINQDYPTRTKGVVEKCDFCAERVDHGRLPVCVEACKEKALAFGNLSDAKSNVSKLCAGRFAIRRKPELGTRPEVYYIV, from the coding sequence ATGAAACGCGATAACAACAACGAACTCAGCCGAAGGGGATTCCTGAAAAAAGCGGGACTGCTGGGGCTTTCCGTGGCGGGAGCGGGCGCTCTCATGGAAGTCGTTTTCGGCGACGACGTCCTGGCGGCTTCGGCGGCCGAATCGTCCGCGGCGGTACGATGGGCCATGGTCGTCGACATGACGAAATGCGCCGGAAGGGACGCCTGCACCGACTGCATGACCGCCTGCCATCGCGCGCACAACGTTCCTTCCATAAAAAGCAGGCGTCACGAGATAAAGTGGATTTGGAAGGAGCCCTTCGTAAACGCCTTTCCCGAATTGCGCGGCGGCCGTCTGCGCGCCGACCTGGCCAAAACCGATTTCATCGTGCTTTGCAACCATTGCGACAATCCGCCCTGCGTGCGCGTATGCCCCACAAAGGCCACCTGGAGGCGTCCGGACGGGATCGTGATGATGGATATGCACCGCTGTATTGGCTGCCGGTACTGCATGGCGGCGTGCCCGTACGGTTCGCGCAGCTTCAACTGGATGGATCCGCGCAAAGCGCTGGATGAAAAGGCGATAAATCAGGACTACCCGACACGAACGAAGGGCGTCGTCGAGAAGTGCGATTTCTGCGCGGAACGGGTCGATCACGGACGGCTTCCGGTATGCGTCGAGGCGTGCAAAGAGAAGGCACTCGCGTTCGGAAACCTGTCAGACGCAAAAAGTAATGTGAGCAAACTGTGCGCGGGGCGTTTCGCCATCCGGCGAAAGCCGGAACTCGGCACCAGGCCGGAAGTCTATTATATTGTATGA
- a CDS encoding MFS transporter — MENKSVFGAKEMYAVILLALMNFFLFADQNLMAPNLTQIAREFGFTDLQRDTKLGGNISFVFWVLGGLVTLGIGYLTDLISRRNLFILVILLGEVPCLLTGFAQTYDQLFWLRAATGIGIGGALPLTYSMIGDYFSARNRASAAAWLGLAQGMGIAAGQLLAGFIGTEYGWRLPFIIVALPNFLLIFLFWLTVKEPVRGNAEESLRELIESGKVYAGRINWRLYKDIFKIKTNILVFLQGIPGTVPWGVFFIFLNDFYSQDKGFSVEVATLIVMTVGGAAIIGAFVGGLWGNKLYNINPRLLPLLCGSTTLLGIIPMALLLNYPSQIGVENPSMILPLAIGFITGFTITITGPNVKAIILNVNSPETRGSIFSLFNLADDLGKGFGPVIISLLIVAFGRLWAFNIANLFWLVCGVLLLVMIWTFPKDEESLNNLLKQRAREMRN; from the coding sequence ATGGAAAACAAGTCCGTTTTCGGCGCCAAAGAGATGTACGCTGTCATACTGCTTGCTCTAATGAATTTCTTTTTATTCGCAGACCAGAACCTGATGGCGCCCAACCTGACGCAGATCGCCCGCGAGTTCGGCTTCACCGATTTACAGCGCGATACCAAGCTCGGCGGCAACATCTCCTTCGTTTTCTGGGTGCTCGGCGGGCTTGTTACGCTCGGGATCGGCTATCTCACCGACCTGATCTCACGGCGGAACCTCTTTATATTGGTCATCCTCCTCGGGGAGGTCCCCTGCCTGCTTACAGGCTTTGCGCAAACCTATGACCAACTCTTCTGGCTGAGGGCCGCAACCGGAATCGGTATTGGCGGCGCGCTCCCCCTCACCTATTCAATGATCGGCGATTACTTCTCGGCACGGAACAGGGCCTCGGCGGCCGCCTGGCTCGGACTTGCCCAGGGAATGGGGATCGCCGCGGGACAACTTCTGGCTGGTTTCATAGGCACGGAATACGGCTGGAGGCTGCCCTTCATCATCGTAGCCCTTCCCAATTTTCTTTTAATCTTTCTGTTCTGGCTGACGGTCAAAGAGCCTGTTCGTGGAAACGCGGAGGAAAGCCTTCGCGAACTTATCGAGAGCGGCAAGGTGTATGCAGGACGCATTAACTGGAGACTTTACAAAGATATTTTCAAGATCAAGACAAACATTCTGGTCTTTTTACAGGGTATTCCCGGCACAGTCCCCTGGGGCGTGTTCTTTATATTTCTCAACGACTTTTATTCGCAGGACAAAGGCTTCTCGGTGGAGGTCGCAACGCTAATCGTGATGACGGTCGGCGGCGCCGCGATAATCGGGGCTTTTGTGGGCGGTTTGTGGGGCAACAAGCTGTACAATATCAATCCCCGCCTTCTGCCGCTGTTGTGCGGCTCAACGACCCTGCTCGGCATCATACCCATGGCCCTTCTGCTTAACTACCCTTCGCAGATCGGTGTTGAGAATCCCAGTATGATACTGCCGCTGGCCATCGGATTCATAACGGGCTTCACCATCACCATTACCGGGCCAAATGTTAAGGCGATTATACTCAACGTCAATTCGCCCGAGACCAGGGGGTCCATCTTTTCTCTTTTCAACCTGGCCGATGACCTCGGGAAGGGTTTCGGTCCCGTAATTATCAGCCTGCTCATCGTCGCTTTCGGCAGGTTGTGGGCGTTCAATATCGCGAACCTCTTCTGGCTGGTGTGCGGGGTGCTGCTGCTCGTCATGATATGGACTTTCCCCAAAGACGAAGAGTCCCTCAACAATCTGTTAAAGCAACGAGCGCGCGAGATGAGGAATTGA
- the dsrJ gene encoding sulfate reduction electron transfer complex DsrMKJOP subunit DsrJ produces the protein MHDRIKIFGGLALFIALATFPVWYARATGRANVAPEPKLVNAGKECVNTRAYMREYHMTMLNEWRDEVIRDGKRVPITVAGVKYQKSLTGSCMKCHANKADFCDTCHNYLGVSPSCWDCHNYPGERKHETR, from the coding sequence ATGCATGACAGGATAAAGATATTCGGAGGGCTTGCGCTCTTCATCGCCCTCGCCACGTTTCCGGTCTGGTATGCGCGTGCGACCGGCAGGGCAAACGTCGCTCCCGAGCCGAAGCTCGTCAACGCGGGTAAGGAGTGCGTGAATACGAGGGCTTATATGCGCGAATATCACATGACCATGCTTAATGAATGGCGCGACGAGGTGATACGCGACGGGAAACGCGTTCCCATTACGGTTGCCGGTGTGAAATACCAGAAAAGCCTGACGGGCTCCTGTATGAAATGCCACGCCAACAAGGCGGATTTCTGCGATACCTGCCACAACTATCTGGGCGTATCGCCCTCGTGCTGGGACTGCCATAACTATCCCGGGGAGCGGAAGCATGAAACGCGATAA
- the nrfD gene encoding NrfD/PsrC family molybdoenzyme membrane anchor subunit: MFEKALSGSRKYWTLVFILLALAGAGVFFYLRQLSEGLVVTGMGRDVSWGFYISQFTFLVGVAASAVMVVLPYYLHDFKAFGKITILGEFLAISAVIMCILFVFVDMGQPFRIFNMFLHPTPNSMMFWDTVALIGYLLLNLFIGWATLGAERKGVAPPAWSRPLIYISIPWAVSIHTVTAFLYAGIPGRHLWLTAIMAARFLASAFASGPALLILLCMVVRRYTSFDPGREPIQALGKIVAYAMTINLFFIGLEFFTAYYSGIPGHSHSLDYLFFGLDGHGALVPFMWTSLGLAVLALALLINPSTRRNDRWLATGAAAVFFSIWLDKGLGLVVGGFIPNPFNSITEYFPTAPELIISLGVWALGFLILTLLYQITVAVREEARQ, translated from the coding sequence ATGTTTGAAAAAGCGCTTTCCGGAAGCAGAAAATACTGGACGCTCGTGTTCATTCTTCTCGCGCTCGCGGGGGCGGGGGTGTTCTTTTACCTGAGACAACTTTCCGAGGGACTGGTGGTTACCGGCATGGGAAGGGACGTCTCGTGGGGTTTCTATATCTCGCAGTTTACCTTTCTCGTCGGCGTTGCGGCCTCCGCGGTCATGGTGGTGCTCCCCTACTACCTTCACGATTTCAAGGCATTCGGGAAGATCACCATCCTTGGCGAGTTCCTCGCCATTTCGGCGGTGATCATGTGCATACTTTTCGTATTCGTGGATATGGGACAGCCGTTCAGAATATTCAATATGTTCCTCCATCCCACGCCGAATTCCATGATGTTCTGGGACACGGTTGCGCTCATAGGGTACCTGCTCCTTAACCTGTTCATAGGATGGGCGACGCTCGGCGCGGAGCGAAAAGGCGTCGCGCCGCCTGCATGGTCCAGGCCGCTTATATATATTTCAATCCCCTGGGCGGTGAGCATCCACACGGTAACCGCGTTTCTGTATGCCGGCATCCCCGGCCGGCACCTGTGGCTTACTGCGATCATGGCGGCGCGTTTTCTCGCCTCTGCGTTCGCGTCGGGGCCGGCGCTGCTCATTCTGCTTTGCATGGTGGTCCGCCGGTACACCAGTTTCGATCCGGGCCGCGAGCCGATCCAGGCGCTGGGCAAGATCGTCGCCTACGCCATGACGATTAACCTGTTCTTTATCGGCCTTGAGTTCTTCACCGCGTATTACAGCGGGATACCCGGGCACAGTCATTCCCTCGACTATCTTTTCTTCGGGCTCGATGGGCACGGGGCACTGGTTCCGTTTATGTGGACCTCGTTGGGACTTGCGGTGCTGGCACTGGCGCTCCTTATCAATCCGTCGACGCGTCGCAACGATCGCTGGCTTGCGACAGGAGCCGCGGCGGTCTTTTTCTCCATCTGGCTGGACAAGGGGCTCGGACTGGTCGTAGGCGGTTTCATTCCGAATCCTTTTAATTCGATAACCGAATATTTCCCGACCGCTCCCGAGCTCATCATAAGCCTCGGCGTGTGGGCGCTGGGTTTTCTCATACTGACGCTGCTTTACCAGATAACGGTGGCGGTTCGGGAAGAAGCACGGCAATAA
- a CDS encoding FAD-dependent oxidoreductase: MIERTSSDVVIIGGVAAGPKTGAVLARRSPALNIVLFQREDYLSYASCGLPYFASGDVSSFAQLTRTSYGVERNPMFFKKTKGFDVVTGAEVISIDRDKKLVAVKEAKTGTVRSHGYSRLVIATGARPKTPPFHVPMSPFIRYFTRPDDAISFRKLAERGKIGSLVIIGGGYIGCELAEAATVWGFDTTLVEREPHLLPGGFDGEMAAHSKRALEAAGIAVRTKCEVTGITLSGEKPVVALSDVSITTDYVIICLGVTPESALARECGLAVGEKGGIIVNEHMRTSDPSIYAGGDCVEVRHLLTGGRAYFPLGSLANRHGRVIAENIAGKPAAFPGALGAALVKVCGLNMGCVGLSETQARAEGIACDCIWGGFADKPDYYPDAKEMMLKMVYDKANGRLLGLQAVGTGDICRRIDVFSSMLQRAASVGDLIDFEHGYAPPYSEALDPLHHLASLAEARASGLEMLPPCVASDRYEELIGGKFSWLDIREDEHFSGNKPPLYDHRTVVHIPLNELRERIAELDRSVAYVIMCGRGARSYQAWSILHAAGFAKAFVAGGGLAGAAG, encoded by the coding sequence ATGATTGAACGCACTTCATCAGACGTCGTGATAATAGGTGGTGTGGCGGCAGGGCCTAAAACTGGCGCGGTGCTTGCACGAAGGTCTCCCGCTCTTAACATCGTTCTTTTTCAGAGAGAAGACTATCTTTCATACGCTTCGTGCGGGCTGCCTTATTTCGCGTCGGGAGATGTTTCTTCTTTCGCCCAGCTCACCAGAACATCTTACGGCGTCGAGCGCAATCCAATGTTTTTCAAAAAGACCAAGGGGTTCGATGTCGTGACCGGCGCCGAGGTCATTTCAATCGATCGCGATAAAAAACTTGTGGCAGTCAAAGAAGCCAAAACCGGAACCGTACGCTCCCACGGATATTCCCGGCTTGTAATCGCCACGGGAGCGAGGCCTAAAACGCCGCCCTTCCATGTTCCCATGAGTCCGTTTATACGCTATTTTACCCGCCCGGATGATGCGATATCGTTTCGAAAACTCGCCGAGCGCGGTAAAATCGGCAGTCTGGTCATTATCGGCGGTGGGTATATAGGCTGCGAGCTGGCGGAAGCGGCAACGGTATGGGGATTCGATACGACGCTTGTCGAGCGCGAGCCACATCTTCTGCCGGGAGGATTTGACGGGGAGATGGCCGCGCACTCGAAGCGTGCGCTCGAGGCCGCTGGTATTGCGGTACGTACGAAATGCGAGGTGACCGGTATAACGCTTTCCGGCGAAAAACCCGTGGTCGCCCTGTCGGACGTCTCTATTACGACTGATTATGTCATCATATGCCTCGGCGTGACACCCGAAAGCGCCCTGGCGCGAGAATGCGGACTGGCTGTGGGTGAAAAGGGCGGAATCATCGTCAACGAGCACATGCGGACTTCGGACCCGTCGATTTACGCCGGAGGCGACTGCGTTGAGGTGCGGCATCTATTGACAGGCGGACGCGCGTATTTCCCTCTGGGGTCGCTTGCGAACAGACACGGTAGAGTAATAGCGGAAAATATAGCCGGAAAACCAGCCGCGTTTCCCGGCGCGCTTGGGGCGGCGCTGGTAAAGGTATGCGGATTGAACATGGGATGTGTCGGCCTGAGCGAAACACAGGCGAGGGCCGAGGGAATTGCTTGCGACTGCATATGGGGAGGATTCGCCGATAAACCCGATTACTATCCCGACGCGAAAGAAATGATGCTTAAAATGGTGTATGATAAGGCCAACGGCAGGCTGCTCGGACTGCAGGCGGTCGGTACCGGCGATATATGCAGAAGAATTGACGTCTTCTCTTCCATGCTGCAACGTGCGGCGTCGGTCGGTGATCTCATCGATTTCGAGCACGGATATGCGCCGCCCTACTCCGAAGCTCTTGACCCCCTTCACCACCTGGCGTCGCTCGCCGAAGCGCGTGCGTCGGGCCTTGAAATGCTTCCGCCATGTGTGGCCTCCGATCGATACGAAGAGCTTATCGGCGGAAAGTTTAGCTGGCTTGACATTCGAGAGGATGAGCATTTTTCGGGGAATAAGCCCCCCCTGTACGACCACAGGACTGTCGTCCACATACCCTTAAACGAATTACGCGAAAGAATCGCGGAACTCGACAGGTCCGTGGCATACGTCATCATGTGCGGTCGCGGCGCCCGTTCGTATCAGGCGTGGTCCATTTTACACGCGGCCGGCTTTGCCAAAGCGTTCGTCGCCGGCGGCGGATTGGCGGGCGCTGCCGGGTAG